CCACTAGGTGTGGTACGAAACATCTGCTTGGGACTGTCCTTACCATCACCTAACGGCGGGCTCAAAGCGCCTGGTCTCCCAATTTCTTCTGCACTCAAGATCCCGCCAAATTCGCCGATCGGTCCCATGCCGAGTCCTGGAGAGGTAACGCCATCTGTGGTCGAGGTAGACGCGAAGGAGGGCGCCATTGACATCTTTCTGTGATGTTCCCATGCGCTTGTACCTCCGGTcctcgaggaagatgccACGCTCATCCTCTGCCAGCCCATCCTGTCACCGTGACCCCAATTCATGATCGGGCTGGATTCTGTTCGAGAGTGTGAAGAATGTTGGGAGTTGAGTTCCGAAGCgagatgtggaagatgtcCTATGGGTGAGATACGACCTGCCGCTCCGATCGTCGCACGAAGTTCGTCGACCTCATCTCGTAATGTTCGCACTTGGTCCCGTGACTCGGAGAGAGAGTGTGACAATTCTGCAGCATCATGTTTAAGCAGTGCGTTGTTGGCAACCAGGTTCTCAAGGGTGCGCTGGTATTCAGGCATGTCGGAAGGGGAACCGGCTCGGAAGGTATCAGATAGCTAGTGCAGGCGGAGATGAGCGCACTGTCTTAGCCAACGGGAGCACGACTTACCTCGGTATGCAAGACGGCAAGACGGTCCTTGGCATTGGCTAGCAAATCTTGTGCATCTTTCGCTCTAGCTTCCTTGTtttcctccacttctttCGCAGCCAGTCTCAGTTGACCTTCCAGCTCAGCTTCAGATCTCACTGTCAGCCCTACTGCAATTCCACAACTCTCAAGTCACTGACCTATTCTCGCTTCCGCTctcttcagcttcctccctccgtccctcaccttcctcgttTCGTTCTCCGCCAAGTCCCTCGCATCCTCATATCGCCTTTCCAGCTCTGCCATTCTCTCTTCAACCCCTGCTCCCGAACTTAAAGCGATGTTCTGCCTCGCAGTGGTGGCGCGTaacgaggtgagctcgGTCCGGACGTGAGTGAGAGACTGTTGCGTGAGAGTTTGAGTGTGCATCGCTTGGGTATATCTCTGCAGTCCACCAGACACGATCAGCATTGTGTCAATGGGACTCGACGAATCTCTTGGTCCGGTCGACCAGGACAACACACACCTTTTCCAACGCTTCGGTCTTCTTTGACATTTCCGCGTATTTTTGTAGATGGGTGTGATTCGCCTTTTCGAGATTATGCACCCTCTTCACGCTATCCGCAAGCGCTTTACGTTTCACCTCGACCTAAACAAGTGTAAGTGTCTGGCAAGCTTCGCGCACAAGATATTAATTGTTGATATATTCACAACTTACTTGTCGCTCAAACTtttccacctctctctGATATTTACGTTCCAAAGCTTCGTAACGTTGTAGAAGGGCATTCCCAATTTCTAAGTCCAAGTCCAGATGATCCCAACGTCAGCGCAATTCTGACCGTGTATGGCATGGACGATTGCATTCGACACGCTTTCGAAGACGTGCGAACGCGTCGTCAAAAGATCACTTTGGCTAGTGAAGATGAAATGTgactcaccaccactaAGCTTGAGTTTATCTTCCaacctttctctttctctgatCATCGCACATCCACCACTCGACCCCATCACACTTGCACCACAACAACATCTCGTCACTTCGGCTTCTCCTGCGGGTGCATCATCGTTTATCCCTCCCAATTGTTTAGCTAGACCATCGAGGGTCGCTGCAGTTCTGAGAAAAGTGCTGGCGGAGGGTGAATCGGTCGCTGGGACATAGGGCGAGCCTTGAGCTGAATTTGAGATGTAGGATCGAGGTGAATCTGGTGAACTGGACgtggatgtggatgcgTGAGGTTGTTCTAATGAGCGAtcgtccacttccatcttcgtcgtctcttcgtcgtctctCAAGTCATAAGCATCAGTACGACAGTGAATGAATGATTagacgaagagaaacaATGAAGACTACCAAGACAAAAGACAGAGATCGGGGTATTTGTTTACTTTTTACTGTAACAGAAAAGTCAGTCTCGCACGTGTCACGCGACATTTTCAGCGACTACCTTCGGAATGGTATCTTCCACTCATATGCATGGAGACGAAGTGATGCAATGCTATTATATGGCTGATGATCAGGGGGAGCTCCCAAacatgaagaagatctAGTACAATCTATGCAATGTCCAATTCGGCCTTCAACGACCCAACCACATAGCGTCCATggctctccttcccctccgcCACCGCCCGACCTTCACGCCCCGAACGTCCACTTCACCTCTCTGTTCTCTCACAGCCTCAGCGATCTCAAAATAACTAGCGATCATAGCTCTGATACCTCCTCTGGCTGTTCTCGGCATTTGACTTATGGCGGGTTTTGAATTGAGTCTCATGTCATCCGCGAGATCCAAGATGGGGAGAGTGTATGGTGCGTACGAAGCCGGAGAGGTTAGAGAGGGAACCAAGACGGAAATCAACGATGACGCAGAGTGGAAAAAGGAGAGCGGAACGTAGAGCCGGGAAATCTCCGCGTCTCTAGCCACATCGCGAGAGATGTTGACCAATTGGAGAGCTCGACCCATTTCCCTTGCTGCGACGATCACCCGAAGGTGTTGCTGGCTAGTAGACCTTGGCTCAACGCTGTCTGTTGCTGCGGCCGACCTTGCTGCATGCAAGGTAGCGGCATAACCGAACCCATCAACGGGCCGGTTCATGGCCACGCCATGAGTCGAAACCGCTAGCAGTGACCAAGCCAAATAGCAAATAGCCGAAGCGATAGACCCGGCTACATCATCCGCATAACGCATGAGATCGTCTGTAGTCTTGATCGGTAGATGATTGGCGATATCCTCATTCAGTTTTCCTGCTTCGTTgactgaagatgaaggaagaaatCTCATATCCGTGTCGTAGCCATCACAGAGCTCCAAGAATGGATCAATGGGCACGAGTCTCGGAATGATTGCAGAGAACAGATCGAATGCTGAGCGTTCCGAGGCCGTGAGTTGTGGTAGTGATCCAAGTGCGCGAGATCCTGGGTGATGGTGGCACGTAGCGTTATCTACAGGCGTGTATGATTCTGATAGGTGGTCTCGGATAGCTTGGAGAATTGACCGGCGGACTGTATCCAAATCAGTGGGTGATGACGTCGACCAAGATCCTTGCACCGGTTCATCAATCAAATTATCCTGCGCGCCAGTATTAAGTATATGATCTGGATCGAGGATCAGAATAGTTCAGCTTACCGTGACTCTACACCACGCATAGATGACGACCAGTCCCAAACGCATCTCCCTTCCGAAAGCTAGTTTTGCCACTTCGAAGCTCTTACTCCCCTTCCGTAAcgtcttctccgcctctcGCAAACCTTCCAGGACGCCAGTATCCAGCGGTGTAGGTTTGAATGCTACTCGAGCAAGCAGTCGGATATGCGAAAAGGGATTACGAGGTGGGCATGGTGGAAGGTctggagagagaacgagCAGGGAATGTAAATGGGATatgagcgatgaggagagtATGATCAGATGTgaagtgaggaggaagaacagcGCTTCTCTATTTTCATGCTGGCATGTCAGACACTGCTCTAGAAAGGGGCGATTTTAGTAACCATCTACTCACTCGACAGGCAGACCCCTCCAGACAACTAATCCTAGCGTCGTCTCCTTCGAGATAGCCCAGCTTCCTCCCCGGAGAGCCACTCTACTTGGCACGTGAGCACAATACGCATATCGTCTCAGCATTTTGGGATTGCAACTGCCCATCACTCACGTATCGACCATCCATAGCCAGATGGTTCCAACCCAGAGTGCCGTCATATCTGCCTTGGTCAATCTCGCTCCCAGATACGTCAACCATCCTATCACAGGCGAGATCCAGACCAATATCCAACCAAGGTAGAATGCCTTTTGACCAAGGCCTGTCTGAAGTCCGAGCTCGAATCGGGCGATACTCGAAGTCGAAAGTCCGAGATCGTGACTTGTAATTCCGTGAGCTTCAAAGACCAATCCCAAGCCAACGAGAGTGACAAGTCCCCAGAGCGCAGCTGCGACAGGTCTTCTAGGGAGTGTCTGCGTCAACTCTTTGCgttgatcatcatccttcttaTCACTTCCTTCCTGCTTCGAAATCTGCGAAACCGATGATAGTTTGATATCGAAAGGTAGCAGTCTTGTATGCGCACATATACAATGTAGCAGTATCAACAAGATAGgttggaggatgaagaagaggtgttCTTCGATCGGTACGAGCCCTATTCGAACTAAGACTGAATTGGGAGGATAGGACCAGCCAGAATGAGAGAGTATGAACTAGGAGTGGCAGGCTAGTATCAGCACAAGTTGCCTCGGCGGACATGAATAGTCAAGAAAGCATCGAGAAGTGCCAAGGAAACAGTTATGAGTGACAAGAACATACATTATCCCATGGTGTGGTCCATAGGGTAGCCTAATAGATCAATCAGAGATCAATACCGAAAGGTTACGACAGCTCGAgggactcaccatcaatcCCAACCATAACACCTTGATGATATCTCTCCGTCCTATCAACGGTCCATATAGCAGCCCTAGTGTTATTATAGGCGGTATCACATAGTACAGATGTCTATGAGGGTCGCAATGGTAGCAGATCAGCTCATATACATTGGTCGAACCTCAGTAGTCATTCATTTAGGCGACGATGAGGCATATTTTGTCGGAGGGCTTGGGGCCATCCCGAGCAACCTCGAATcagagagggtgaggatgaggatgaggacacGCGTACATTTGGATATatgtcaacatcttccctccaGGCGAATGcctttctccccttcaGTGCGGACGAGAAGTAAACGAGAAATCTATTTTGGGAGATCGAGCGTTGAGGTGTTGTTGGTATCGATTCGCGTTTTTCCCCCGGACGACTGTATGTTATCGGTCTACTACTTCGAGCATGATGAGATGCTGTTGCACACCTTTTGAATGGGTATCGATCTCGTTGAGATTGGGATGAGAAGCTAGATGCAATGAAAATGGCGacgttgttgttgtcgaggtagaagaagagaatggGATGCAAAATAATGACTCATTTGCTCATGCAAGTTACCGGCATTCAGTTACGACATGGGCGAAATATTTGAGGTCAATCACCGAATCCAGCAAACCCATTATAAAAGTCGGTCAGTCACGTCGGAAGTGTGCGATCATTTTCCGTATCACTGGAATCGTCTATCTGACTACAGCGACACTCGTGTATGAACGACTTGTGCAGAACTGGACCTGGACCAacccatcatcgatcatcgaAAACACGTGCATGACCGTGAATGCTGATAACATGGGATATCGTCTGTCTATCTCTGATTCTGTACTCTTTATGGCACAAAGTCAATTGGGTGGAGTATACGGATGAGCACACAGTCAGATGTGAGAATGGGGAGGGATTGAAGGACGGTCCGTGATGTTCGGGCGTGTAGAGGTGATACGGAAACGCTAGGTGGGGTTGAATCGTTGGTTACTCTGCAAAGAAGAGTCCAGGACATTAGTACAAGATATTCAGCTTGTAGACAAGTCTACTCACGTTGAGCACATTGCACACCTGGTCTgccatcctcatcgtcctcgtccatgtcCTCTCCATCGTGAGCGGCGCTCCTTCGTTGCCTGTCGTTGGGCTCCTCGAGAGTGACTTCGTCGAGGTGGATCTTCTTGGGGAACTTTTGCAGCTCCTTTCGAGCAGGGAGGGCCTTCTCGAGCATTGGAATAACGTCCGGGGAAATGTTGTCGGGGAATTTGACGGAGAGTCGGACGTAGAGATCTCCGAGCTCGTGGTGTCGGTAAGAGGGCATACCTTGACCAGAGATGACCTTGAGGGCGCCTTTAGGTTGTAAAGGACAAACAGTAAGTAACGAGATCACGCCTTGCGGTAACGAAAGAGCTTACCAGGCTTGATGATCTCTCCGGGGACGATGGTAACGTGCAAAGCTCGCTCGTCCAAATGCTCGATAGCGAAGTCTCCACCACCCAAAGCCGTAAGAAGGTCGATCTCGGCCTCGCAGAAGAGGTCGTCACCCTTCCTCTGGAATCTAGGATGAGGtttctcctcgacgacgatgaccaCATCACCTGGAATGATACCAGGTGCTTGGTCACTCTCTCCCTGGAATTTGATCTGTTGTCCGCTCTTCATACCCTTGTCGATGTGAACCTCCAAAACCTTCCTTTCCGAGTTGGTCTTCTTGCCGTTACAGTTCTTGCATCGATCCTTGGcgttcatcatctctccagTGCCCTCGCATTCTCCACAGGGTTGCTGGATCTGCTGCATCATAGGACCAAGTTGACGGAGCATAACCTTGACACCTCGACCTTGACAACCGGTACAGGTGGATACCGCACCCTTCTTGCCGCCTCGACCTTCACAGGACTTGCAGATGACAGATTTGGAAAGAGCGAGTTTCTGCACCTTGCCCTTGTAGAGATCCTCGAGGGTAACACTGATTCGGTGAACGAGGTCCTTTCCACGTCGAGGCCCTTGGCTCCGTTGGCCACCGCCTTCGAAGCGAGTCAGAAACATGTTTTACGAACTCATAACTTAAGCACAAGTTGActcaccgccaccaccgaagaaaccaccaccaccgccaaaCAGCTGGCTGAACAGGTCCTGAGGATCCATACCACCTCCCataccaccaccgcccTCCAAACCAGCTTTACCAGCCTGATCGTAAACGGCCCGTTTATTCGAATCCGACAAGATTTCGTAGCTGACATGGAGAGATCGCGTCGTTAGCTCAGCTCTGCTTCATTCCCTTGTTCCTTCCTTCACTTCTCTTTGTAGACGGTTACTCACGCATTCGTCAGCTCTTTGAAAGCTTCGGGATCTCCAGTTGGCTTGTCCGGGTGTAATGCGAGGGCTTTCTTCCTGTAtgccttcttgatctggTTCTCATCAGCATCGGGAGACACCCCGATGAGGTCGTAGAATTCGctgaagaaaggaagatctCAGTCATCAGTGTCGTTCTACAGATAGATCTGCGCCTTACGCCTCTCTCCTCGAAAAGAGATGGCATGGGAGCGCCGATGAACGGAATGAGAAGATGCTCACGTTTCTCGGACCATTGTGATTTTTGTGAGTTTGGGGAAAAGGGTGATCTATTCGCTACAAAGGCGTCGTTGCTTTTTGCCTCTGGAAAGTTGGACGACGGGCAGAAAGGGGATTGGGCTTGGGCTTGGTGATATCGATTCGGTGGGTCTGctgatctcgttgatcGACCTAGATACGCTTACGTGTCTATGCAGTGAGTGAGATTACAAACCTATTCGTGGATGAATAATAATTGTTGTCGAGGTGTGAGTATTTTTGATGGCTATTATGTTGGCCGAACCGACTGCAGCGAAAAGGTCACAGCGGTGAAAAACACCTTCGGTCATTGATTCACTACTCTTGTAATCATTCTGGTAACTTCCTTGGTATCAGACCCCATTCCACGCCACAGACAGCGACCTTGTCTCTTATCTCCATATCGCCGAACACGTGTCCTGCGACTTTTCGCTTTGGATTATGTAATACAGTTGACGATTCTCTTGACACCCGTTTGTTGTGGACATTAATAACGGTTGCACTTAAGCTTGCGACTTGTCCACCATCAGCGTCAGCGCAGGTCCTTTCCCAATAGAACCCTCAGCTTTGTCGTCCCTCCTTCACTTCATCACGGAAGGTAAGAGGCACGAAGTGACGCTGGTGGGCCATCGCTATGGCCATCTCCAGCTCTTCACCAGGAAGAGGGATCCGACGTGGTacgtcatcttcatcctctgatCATGTCACGCGAGTCGGACCGTCCGTGTTGCATCTCAACACCACAGTCATTGTCGATGTCTTCGGAGCTGAATGCGACATTCATAGATGGCGTGCATGATCCTGTCCTCGAGAAGCTTGCTTCCTCCAATACCTTCGAGTGAGTGCAGTCAATATGACCTGTTGAAATACCTCAAACgagctccttcttcaccttgatctGATTCCTGCCTTTTTCTGTGTGATGTAATCAAATCTGATCTCGTGTGCCGCCCTTAGATCCGACTGGCCCACCATTCGACACCACATTCAGCTCGCTCTCGtctccaccctctccgTCTTTTTGTCTCAAGGGCCACCGAGACCGTATCGACCACCACAATCGCCTTCTGCTCCAGGTCCCGATGTGACACCTACGAAAATCGATGGTCGTTCCCCCTCTCGTGCCTTGTCCGAGgcagacgaagatggcAAACCCCCGTCTGAATCGCTTCTTCTATCTCCATCCCAGCCAACATCTTCACTCGACGCTTCCAGTACGCCTAATGACTCCACCACTCGACCCAGTATAACACCTCGATCGGTCGATGTGGAACCCTCCGAATCTCCTTCGCACAACCGCATGGAAAGCTTGCATAACGGTGACGATCTCCAACCATCAACTCCGGGAGGATTGGTCATCCCCCCTTTTCCCCCCTTGGACAGATcg
The Kwoniella newhampshirensis strain CBS 13917 chromosome 1, whole genome shotgun sequence DNA segment above includes these coding regions:
- a CDS encoding chaperone DnaJ, yielding MVRETEFYDLIGVSPDADENQIKKAYRKKALALHPDKPTGDPEAFKELTNAYEILSDSNKRAVYDQAGKAGLEGGGGMGGGMDPQDLFSQLFGGGGGFFGGGGGGQRSQGPRRGKDLVHRISVTLEDLYKGKVQKLALSKSVICKSCEGRGGKKGAVSTCTGCQGRGVKVMLRQLGPMMQQIQQPCGECEGTGEMMNAKDRCKNCNGKKTNSERKVLEVHIDKGMKSGQQIKFQGESDQAPGIIPGDVVIVVEEKPHPRFQRKGDDLFCEAEIDLLTALGGGDFAIEHLDERALHVTIVPGEIIKPGALKVISGQGMPSYRHHELGDLYVRLSVKFPDNISPDVIPMLEKALPARKELQKFPKKIHLDEVTLEEPNDRQRRSAAHDGEDMDEDDEDGRPGVQCAQRE